One window of the Dreissena polymorpha isolate Duluth1 chromosome 5, UMN_Dpol_1.0, whole genome shotgun sequence genome contains the following:
- the LOC127832430 gene encoding tRNA (guanine-N(7)-)-methyltransferase-like has translation MSVIQLPQKKYYRQRAHSNPMSDHSFDYPVKPAEMDWHSYYPDIFKSLDSVATDEQDYDFKGGNDASNRGNNASKGDNDSSKGGNPKVEFADIGCGYGGLLVDLSPLFPDKLMLGMEIRVKVSDYVKDRIVALRNKHPGQYQNIACIRTNAMKYLPNFFEKGQLSKMFFLFPDPHFKKTKHKWRIISTTLLAEYAYVLCEGGIVYTITDVKDLHDWMVEHFEKFPLFKRMTEDELTGDVVISKLFNSTEEGQKVTRNNGEKFLAVFRRIADPHS, from the coding sequence ATGTCTGTCATCCAGTTACCGCAAAAGAAGTATTATCGGCAGCGGGCGCACTCGAACCCTATGTCCGACCACAGCTTTGACTACCCTGTGAAACCAGCAGAAATGGACTGGCACTCTTACTATCCTGATATCTTTAAGTCCCTCGATTCTGTTGCTACTGATGAGCAGGATTATGATTTTAAGGGAGGTAATGATGCCTCAAACAGAGGTAATAATGCCTCTAAGGGAGATAATGATTCCTCCAAGGGAGGTAATCCCAAAGTTGAATTCGCTGATATAGGGTGTGGCTACGGGGGTCTGCTAGTGGATTTATCTCCCCTGTTTCCAGACAAGCTCATGCTCGGCATGGAGATCAGAGTCAAGGTGTCAGATTACGTGAAGGACAGGATTGTAGCATTACGAAACAAACATCCCGGTCAGTATCAAAACATCGCCTGTATTCGTACAAACGCGATGAAGTACCTGCCGAATTTCTTCGAGAAAGGCCAACTGTCGAAGATGTTCTTCCTCTTTCCTGACCCCCATTTCAAGAAGACCAAGCACAAGTGGAGAATCATCAGCACCACCCTGCTGGCAGAGTATGCGTACGTATTATGCGAGGGTGGAATCGTCTACACCATCACAGACGTCAAAGATCTCCATGACTGGATGGTGGAACATTTCGAGAAGTTTCCACTGTTCAAGAGAATGACCGAGGATGAACTGACGGGAGACGTTGTCATATCCAAGCTGTTCAATAGCACAGAGGAAGGTCAGAAGGTCACGAGAAACAACGGTGAAAAGTTCCTGGCTGTGTTTAGAAGAATAGCTGACCCACATAGCTAG